The Juglans regia cultivar Chandler chromosome 16, Walnut 2.0, whole genome shotgun sequence nucleotide sequence ATGTTGGTGGCAAAAGAACCCACGGGAGATATCTCCTACTGAGGCAGAGAGTTGAGGTTCGTGTCTGTGTACAAGCAACTACTGGTTTGGGTTTGTGTTTCTCATAGGCCACCTGAATCTTTGCCTTCCACTCTGTGTAGTTTCCAGGGGATAAATCTGGCCGTTTGGAGGAACTAGGGCTGCAACCCCGTGATCCAAATGAAGCAAGAAAAGAGCAGAGTCAGCCACCTAAGCTCATGGCAAGAGAGAATCAGCAGAATCACAGAGTCCCTCTCATTCCAGTGCTAGACAACAATATTGGTAGTGATAGCAAGATGGAAAACCAAATGATTGATCTCAATAGCAGGCCCCAACGGGTACATGAACAAGTTTCAACCAACCaggtatttgttttttcaatgtcCATCTAGGTCAGCAGTTCTTTCACTGGGGCACTATTATATATCTCTCTATGCTCTAATTTTTTGGACTTAAAGATATTGTGGGAAGTTGAACAGGGTGTGGATGTTGGGAGCGGCACTAATCATGAATCTGCAAGTCTGGCTCCTTTGCGATCTCAAAAGAGAGCTGAAAAGTGAGCAAGGTACCACCTATATTTAATACCGAAGTGGATCatgttgctctctctctctctcccaatgAAGTTGACACCATGTTTTACAGCTTTACGGATTGGGAAAATACACTACAGTACATGCTGTTCACTAAATGCTACAGGATTAGTGGGACTGCTACTGTGTGGTGGCTCAGTATGAATTTTTAGGTTAATACAAAAAAACCACAACGTTACAGAAGCTGTTGAAGAGCTGTGTATATTGTATATTTTCTCTCGACATGGAGCCTCCTTTATGCATtcgaaggttttttttttttttttacaagtaaatgc carries:
- the LOC109006537 gene encoding B-box zinc finger protein 19-like isoform X2; the encoded protein is MRTLCDVCESAPAILFCAADEAALCRACDEKVHLCNKLASRHVRVGLAAPSDVPRCDICENAPAFFYCEIDGTSLCLQCDMIVHVGGKRTHGRYLLLRQRVEFPGDKSGRLEELGLQPRDPNEARKEQSQPPKLMARENQQNHRVPLIPVLDNNIGSDSKMENQMIDLNSRPQRVHEQVSTNQGVDVGSGTNHESASLAPLRSQKRAEK
- the LOC109006537 gene encoding B-box zinc finger protein 18-like isoform X1, whose translation is MRTLCDVCESAPAILFCAADEAALCRACDEKVHLCNKLASRHVRVGLAAPSDVPRCDICENAPAFFYCEIDGTSLCLQCDMIVHVGGKRTHGRYLLLRQRVEFPGDKSGRLEELGLQPRDPNEARKEQSQPPKLMARENQQNHRVPLIPVLDNNIGSDSKMENQMIDLNSRPQRVHEQVSTNQLNRVWMLGAALIMNLQVWLLCDLKRELKSEQALRIGKIHYSTCCSLNATGLVGLLLCGGSV